The window GCCTGCGTGTCCAAGTCTCACCTTGACCTTAAAATTTCCCGCTCGTCCGTCGTTGCCCATGGTCCCAGCCCACTTACGGGAGACTACCGTGGCCATCCTGTCCTTTCCAACCATGTCAGAACTGCGCCTGATAGGCGTCgtcatccttcttctcccattGCCTGTGACACTCACATACACacctacacacacacctacACACACGCGCGCCTACCTGTCTTTGGTTGAGCTGACCGTTGGTGGAGGAGTTTCTGGGATTTCCCAGCGTCACTCTGCGCGGCATGCTCCCCCGTCGTTCGTTCGGCCTCCTGATCGGTGCCGTCCAACGAACAAAGCTTGTCTGCCATCCATCTACCGCGGCCAGTGGCCACCAACGGCCAATCCGCGTACTGTACTTTGCAGACCCGAGTCAAGGGCACATCCTAGCTCATCGTTGACCGGGTGTGTGTTGTGGCCCCCCGTCGGTCGGGTGCTCACTGCTCCAGTAGACGACGCCCTCCGGCACTGAATCAAGCATAAAGAAGTAGACGCAATCGGCACCTCCTTTGCCGCCGCAGCCAATCTTGGACCGGTGGCCCTGTCGTTCATCTCCCGCGGGTCCCAATCTTGGTTGCTCTTCGTCAGTCACGCACCCCGTGTGACAGTGTCAATACTTCCCCCATACGCCGCACTTTAGACGACGATCCGATACCACAAGACCATCGACGTAccttggaggagggggccaTTACAAGACGCATCCACAGGGCCCATTGAGGATCCATAGAGAACCTCACCGGCAGGCAAAACTTGACGACCCCATCGCGAACCCGCTAAGGAGAGCGAAAAAGGCGAGAAAGCGAAAAAGGCGAGAaagcgaaagagagagagagagacagggagtgagagagagagagagggaggggtacgtacgtacgtatCCCGTTGTTTCAAGCCGCAATGCCACAACCCACCACTCTGCATTCATTCTCCTATCTGCCCCAGTTGTTCCCCCATCTCGGCCCCTCCACCATCTATCTCGTCGTAATCAACCTGtctgcctctctgcctcAGACGGGCTCCTCCCGTGTCTGCGTCACACTCTGCTATGCTCTCCACCCCTCGAGCTGTTTagtgtacagagtactccGTAGTGTGTAACCTCCATGTTTACACTACCGTCTGGCGTCTACACTACGAATATCATCCTGGGGCCGACGCTCGCTTTGAGGGGCTCACTGGCCAGATGCACCGCTGCCGCTTCGCGGTGCCTGTCGAGAAACGATGCCGTCTAATGAGCCCAGTGAAGGCTTCGGCGTGGTTGAATTGCTTAAGAATTCGGCTCGACCGACACTGGCCTTCCACACGCAATCTCCCTCATCATGTCGGACAGCTTGATCGTCGTCCCCCAAGTCCCCAAGCAAGCCGCCCGGTGTGGTTCCCATCATTCATGCACATCGCCTCTTTCCCATGGTCGGCCCAAAGTGCGACTCTCGGCCATCGGCCCTTTCGGCCTCTGTTCAAAGCACTGATCAGGGATGGCCCAAGAGGCAATTATAGTCGAGGAGAGCCAGCAGAGCCATCGTACCCCCGTTAGCCCGCGTACCCCGTCccccgtcatcttcttcagtGGATCGGctgtgacggcggcgcctttCTCTAGGACTGTGACTAGGGACTGTTATAGGGAAAGTCACTATAGATAATGTTTAAGAGTGTGAGAGGGAGTGTGAGAAGCCAGGgtgagagcgagagtgaACTGTGAGGGAGAAAGTATGTGTGAGTGAGCCCACAGGGTGATTCCAGAATTCTGCGTCACTCGGGTCGCCTCCACTatctcgcccgtcttgtcctctttttttcttttgcatTTATTCTTACAAGCAAGGCGCAAAGTCACTTTTATTCCCAGCTCTTGGCCGCACTCCTCCATCCTGCTCCAACCCTCGtgaaccacccccccccccttgactacaccccctccccggtCCCTTCgcttcttcctttttctgattcttcttcctccctcacgacacacacccccctccccctgtCCTGTCTCCTTGGCTTGCTCTGgtgccccccctcccttacCCAGACTTCCCCTGTCGGGAAAAGCTTGGCCTCGCCGGGGGGTGCGACTTGCTGGTGTGGGCTTGCGCGTGTTGTATCAGGATATATATGGTACAGGCGCTGCTCCAGCCCGGTCTGACGGCTCTGAACTCCATACCTGGCACGTCTCGCAAGCCTGCCACAAGCAGCTCTCACCGACCTACAACATCCCACTCACCACACTTGCCCATCTCCACCCCTTCGAAGCTTGACGTGCGACTTGATACGCCTCAACCCATCTCGTTTTACTGCATTGTGAATAAGCTTCTGTCATCATCCATCACCGCCTGCGAAACACCGTCATCTCTTCGTCCAgaacctcgtcctcgtcgccgccgccgccgctgccgttgtTGTGCGCCTCACTCGCCGAGAACCTGAGGAGCTAACCCACACACACCCGCCCACCCGTTTTGAGTCATCCAGCATACGCAACTTGTTCTTCCTAAAAAAGAAGCGTTTGTCGGCCCTTTctacccccctccccacgcGTCGGCTCAACCTCACGGCAAACGCTCCCAAAGCGGCGGAGAGCAGCAGAGAACGAAGATCAAAGCTGGGGCCTCAAGCTTCCCGACGAGACGTCTCACCCTGGCTTGCCTTTTGGGACATTCATCTCTTGGCGTGACAGCCAGAACGGGCAACAAGATCAGTCTGGTCGCACGGGGTTTAACCATACCATCTCGGCTCAAACCCAatctttctctccctccttctctcttgtCCTATTCACCCGCGGATCACGCCTGCGTTCCCACAGGGCGCAAACCGGCCTAGGATCAGGTTTTGAGTTAAGGGCAACTGGTGCCGATTCCTCATTCGACCCATCCCTGTGCCCCCAAACGAACTGAACTCACTCAGTGGGGCCGCAGTGGAGGACCACCGGAGGCTTACTTTTGGTACAAACTCTCTCACTTCACTCCTCTTATAAggatcctcctcctccctctcccgccccccttcccatccAACATCAACACACAGTACCTTGTCGACTTGAGAGAggcatcttcttctcttggGCAGCCTCtacttttctttctcttctcaCTTCTTCCAAtatttctttttccttttccatCACACTTGGATCCCAATCATTACACAATGGAAACATACCACGGATTCGTGCGGacgcccgccgacgccatcaagctTTTCGAGGCCTGCCGACTCGGCCTTCTGCCTCGCGTCCAGCGCAGACTGTCGGAGAAGGAACGCCAATCTATCCGGTCGGGCTCGGTCTTTGTATGGGACGAGCGGGAAGCGGGCATGCGGAGGTGGACCGATGGAAAGTCATGGAGCGCCAGCAGAGTGTCGGGGAGCTTCCTGACATATCGCGAGATGGAGGGCAAGCGAGGCAGCGGCTTTGGAGGCGGCAgacgcggcgccggcaagacgCCCGACTCGGGTCGCGGTAGCGACGAAGAccaggaagacggcgagccTGAGGGCTACAGATACAAGGCCGACGGCCTCATGAAGCAGTCCTTCAGCATCACCACCTCGACCGGCCAGCACCTCCACCTCATCTCATACTACTCGAGGCCGCACCCGGGGTCGCCGGAGCTCCAACAACCCAGCACCGACCCCCAGCTCAGACACATCACGCCGATGAAGGGCATGTATCCGGAGTCGAGCCTGCACGAGAGCAACCCCACGCCCGCCCTGACGAGAGGACCGATGCTGCAGCAGACTCCCTACATggcacaacagcagcagcagcagcagcaacagcagcagcaacatcaccaacagcCCATGCCGCCGCAGGCCTACCCTCCTCAGTAcgcccagcagcagggcTACTCGTGGCCTCCCTCACCCGTTGCTACTCCGCCTTACAGCCACTACACCACCTCTCCCTACCCGCctcagcagcaccagcaacctcctcaacaccagctgccgcctcctcaacctccttCCCACCCGTCCGCTCAACCTCCTCACTACgcccacccgccgccgcctccacctcctcATGCTCATGCCCATGCGCATGCCCATACTCATGCTCCCCACCACCTCTCCCCCTATGACCGGGCAcctttgccgccgccgacggcgacaccCTACGCACCCCAACGCCAGTCTccccgcctcgcccacgtccagcagccgcagcacCACTCGCCTCGTCTCGCGTCGATCCAACAGCCGCGTGCCTCGGAGTCTCCCCGTATCTCCCACctgcaggcccaggccgcGCAGGCTGCCCAGGCCGTTATGGACCCGAGATTGGGCCCtcgcaacaacagcaacacgCTGCCCGGCATCAACGCCGTCTCGAGCGCTCCCTCGACCAGCCACCCGCTCACGCATACCCCGCCCAACCGCACCCTgtccgtctcgccgccgaggagctctCACTCGGAGGCGAACGGCGTCGTGCCTATGCCGAACAAGGCCAGCCTCTCGGCGTTGCTGCTGCACCCGACCCCCTCCAGCTCGGAGGCCAGCAGCGCGAACCCCAACGGCATCAACAGCGCAAACAGCTCGCCGCggaccggcggcgccctcaGCGGGCTACCGCCGCCCATCGATCGTCCGGCCAACATGAGCCACGACGTCAAGGCGCTACAGGCCCTAGACCGCAAGTTCTGCATCTAACGTCCgagagaggggggtgggtgtcGGACGGAAGACGGAATCATTGCATTGCCACACTGGCCAGAGAATTCGTCTCGTCTACAATCTATCTATGTCCTCTTTTTTCTTAAAATCCTCTTTTTCAGCATCGCCACGGCGTTCGGGGATCATTACATCAGACCTGCTACTTTGGGCGGGTCCTCCACCATTTTTGGGGAACTGGAATTCGGATCACACCAGATCACACGGTATCGGGCTCATGGGACTTGAGTTTTTTGCATCATGGTACAAAAAGGGGTGGTGAGGGGGTCACCGCCGAGTTACAACAATCGTTACACGCTTTTCTGTCTTGTTTCTGTTTCTTATTCGTCtctactactactactactactacaaGTACATAGCATTACAATAACTGATGCCCTGGCTACCGCTCGTTCGGTTTTCGGCGAAGCGAAATAGAGTGGCACTTATTCCAACCAATAAGTCACGTTCCTCCCCTTTTGTGTGCATGAGTAACCAAACGCGCCTGGGGATGGGTTTGAGTGAAGGTTAACGTTGCAGAGCCGTTTCGAACGGGTGGTTCCCATTgaatgggggagggggaagggcTACACACGAcaaggacaggacaggacaggacagggCGAGGAAGGGTTTACGAGATGAGGCTAGACTTACCGGTAGACATACATCCTGTGGGGCCTTGCTTCTTCCTGAGGCGGACTAACCGCGGAGCAAACTAATTCCCTGGGAGACGAACAGAGACAGCAAGTCGCAAGGTTTGCGGCAGAGACAAGATCAAAGCATGGTTTACAAGTGAGTAAATGAACTAGGCATGCAAGGGCCAGAAGAGGGTTTTTGATTTTGATTTTGATTTTGATTTTACAACTGGGTTTACTTTTTCTTTACTACTACAGCGGGCTTTCTCTCGGTCTTTGAGAACTCTATATACGCGAATACTTTTTGGCTATAGGTTTTAAGTCACATTAAGCCTCAACCGTATCAGACTGGCGTATTTACTGGGTAGAACggggagaaagggggggggaggggggtggacAGATTTCGGACGGTGCCTGGGTTCGGACACCTTGGGCGTCATTGGGCTTCTTCGGTGGCCGAGGGGAAGCGGACGGGGGGACACATGCGTAATCACCGGGCGAGTTAGTGATCCAATTTTTGGGCAGTAGAACCTACCGAGAGGGGCGAGGCTGCACTGAGCTTCCGATATCGAGTGCCGGTATTCTGTAGAACGCGTGGATGAAACGGGCCCCCCCCTCCGTTAGGGAAAGATGTGTGACGGACGGGCTGGGACACACTGGcggggggatggatggatggacggacAGGgtctggggggggggggagggtcgGGTGTGTTGCCTGTTCCTGGACGGGATATGGGTATGTGCtcccttttttgtttttccttcttttttttcttaattttttttcttcttatcTTTCTTTGGCCTGGAGTTTATGGACCCGGGCGAGAGTTTCTTTTCGGTAACGTGTTGCGTGCGCATGAGCGGTGGGCGGCCGACGAGTaatgatgatggccgccCGTCTCGAAGGTATAATGTAAAATATCAAGGCGGAGGGCAAGCGGGATTTGGTCGGAGGAACGTGGAAATGGTCTCAAAGGGGGTAAAAGCCAAGGAGAGATCACgacaggaagagagagagagagagagaggaagagagagagagagagagggcgtTAACCTTTTGGGCGGAGGAAACGTAGCTTAACTCGTAACGTACGGACGAGCGCTCGTCCTGTATGTCTGTCGGGTTTCGTCTTCTTCACACACTCGGCTTTTGGGGGTCCTCTGGCCGATCGATCGACAATGACAGGTTTCGGAGTGGTGGACGTCAACGTTTAAGCGTAAGAGTTCCGGGAGAATGGGCCATGCATTAAgaagtgtgtgtgtgtgtgtgtgtgcatgtaTGTGTGTTCACGGGTCGTGTGGAATTGGTGATCTCAGCATGGACATGGACACGAATAGAGTATATAGCCGAACCCAGATGCGATTCGTAAGTCCGTCTCGCTAACTTTTTTTGAAGAAAAGCGGTCGaatgggggaggaggacaggTCGACGCCATTGCGCGACAGACCATGGTATGGTATGGTTTGGAGAGGGATGCTGTGATCATGGTCTAGTCTGTTCTGGTCTGATGGATGGACAGACTGGGCCGCCGTGAGCGTGTGTTTACTGCACAAAAGTGCGTTTTCACTTTGGCAGCCCATCTATCTTCTTGGTTGTTGACCCATTCTCGCCCCCTCGTGTCAGTCAACGGCCCAGGGCGGTAAGACTGGCATCCCAGTGGAGGAGGCTTTTGCGCGTTCGGCCTCC is drawn from Colletotrichum destructivum chromosome 6, complete sequence and contains these coding sequences:
- a CDS encoding Putative Gti1/Pac2 family protein: METYHGFVRTPADAIKLFEACRLGLLPRVQRRLSEKERQSIRSGSVFVWDEREAGMRRWTDGKSWSASRVSGSFLTYREMEGKRGSGFGGGRRGAGKTPDSGRGSDEDQEDGEPEGYRYKADGLMKQSFSITTSTGQHLHLISYYSRPHPGSPELQQPSTDPQLRHITPMKGMYPESSLHESNPTPALTRGPMLQQTPYMAQQQQQQQQQQQQHHQQPMPPQAYPPQYAQQQGYSWPPSPVATPPYSHYTTSPYPPQQHQQPPQHQLPPPQPPSHPSAQPPHYAHPPPPPPPHAHAHAHAHTHAPHHLSPYDRAPLPPPTATPYAPQRQSPRLAHVQQPQHHSPRLASIQQPRASESPRISHLQAQAAQAAQAVMDPRLGPRNNSNTLPGINAVSSAPSTSHPLTHTPPNRTLSVSPPRSSHSEANGVVPMPNKASLSALLLHPTPSSSEASSANPNGINSANSSPRTGGALSGLPPPIDRPANMSHDVKALQALDRKFCI